The Pseudomonas bijieensis DNA window TGGTGCAGGTGCCGGCAGAACTGCCCTCCAGTCTGTTGCAACGCCGCCCGGATGTGCTGGCCGCCGAGCACTCGCTCAAATCCGCCAATATCGACATCGGCGCGGCCCGTGCGGCGTTCTTCCCCAGCATCAGCCTGACGGCCAATGCCGGTTCCTCAAGCTCGGCCTTGTCCGGTCTGTTCAAGTCCGGCAGTGGTGCCTGGACGTTTGCCCCAAGCATCAGCCTGCCGATCTTCGATGCCGGCAGTAACCGCGCGACACTGGACTCGGCCAAGACCGAGCGCGAGATCCAGGTGCAGACCTACCAGCAAACACTGCAGAACGCCTTCAAGGAAGTGGCCGATGCCCTGGCGGAGCGCAGCACGTTGGATCGTCGCATCGAGGCCCAGCAGGCATTGACCGACGCCAGCCGCAAGAGCTTCGAGCTCTCCGACGCCTTATACCGCGGCGGTTCGCAAAGCTATCTCGAAGCGCTGGATGCCCAGCGCTCCCTGTACAGTGCGCAACAGGACCTGATCACCTTGCGCCTGACCGAGCAGAGCAACCGCGTGACGTTGTACAAGGTGATGGGCGGAGGCTGGAATCAAGGGTAGGGCGGGGGCGTAAAGCCAATGACCCGGACCTGTGGGAGCGAGCCTGCTCGCGATAGCGCCGGCCCATTCAACAGCATTGCAAGCTGATCCACCGCCATCGCGAGCAAGCTTGCTCCCACAGGGGATTTTGGGTGGATGCTGTACCTGAGAACCACGCGGAAAAAATTGTGGGAGCGAGCCGGCTCGCGATAGCGCCGGCCCATTCAACCGCATTGCAAGCTGACCCACTGCCATCGCGAGCAGGCTCGGTTCCCACAGGGCTGAATGGGCAACAGCCTCAAGCCGCTGTCGATTTCTCCCGGCTGTCGCTCGCGGTGTCGCGAAACAGTCGAGGGGACATGCCGAAGGTCGATTTGAAATGCCGGCTGAAGTGGGAGCTGCTGCCATAGCCCCAGGCGTAGGCGATATCGGTGAGCGAACGATGGGCATGTTCCCGGTTGCGCAGGTCTTCGGCACAACGCGACAGGCGCCGCTGCCAGATGTATTCGCTGACACTGCACCCCAGTTCATCCTGGAAGGCGCGGTGCAGGCTGCGTACCGAACACTGTTCGGCGTTGGCGATGCGTTCGATGGTCAGGTCGCGGTCAGCCAGGTGGCGCTCGATGTACGCCTTGAGACGGTTCTGCTTGAAGAAGCGAAAGTCGTGTTCGAGTTGCTTTTCTTCCTGTTTGTTCTTCAGCGCGTTATCCAGCAGCCCGGTGATGCTGTCGCCGATCAGCCCGGCCGAATGGTTGTTCAGCAAGGGGTATTGGTTGTAGGCATCGCTGATCAGGTGCATCAGCATCCGCCCCAGTCCATTGCGACCGTTAAGGTGCATGTCGCCGGTTTGCGTGAGTTGCCCGGGTGCGCCTTGGAACAGCAGGATGAAATGTTCGCAGCCTTGCGTGCTGGTCACGTTGAAAGGTTTGCCGCAGTCGACCAGGAGCATTTCGTCAGGGGCCAGCACGCTGCTTTGTTGGCCCTGATCGAAATGACTGACGCCAGCCACCTGCATGATCAACATGCGCGGCGTGTCGAGGGCGTCGACCGCTTTGCTCAGGTGGCGTGAATAGCGATGGGCGCTGGCAGTCATTCGACAGAAGCGCAACTGGCCCAGGTCTCCGTACTCCAGCCGTCCCTGGAAGTTGCTGTCATGCAACGGATCAATGAAGGTCGATTCCAGCCGTTTTATATAGTCCGGCGTGCGCCCCAGGTGATCGCTCATGAACTCTTTCCACTTCATCAGGCGGTCGGAGCGAACAACCTGATCGGTGGACACGCAGGCTAGATGGTTCATTTTTCGCCTCTGTTTTTTATTGTTTTCTGGCGGACCGGGCCAAGGGTCGATTGGCCCGATCCGGGTCTGACCAAGGGTGCCACAGGCTCAGAACGGGTAGTGATGGCCTCCGGGCTGCCAGGTTACCCAATGGGCACGGGTAAACTCATCCAGGGCATAGTGACCGTTGAAGCGACCGAGGCCGGAGTTCTTTTCGCCACCGAACGGGGCATTGGGTTGGTCATCGACGGTGATGTCGTTGATGTGGGTCATGCCCGCCACGATGCCACGGGCGAAGTTCAAGCCACGGGCCATGTCCCGGGTGAACACCGCGCTGGACAGGCCATACTCGCTGGCGTTGGCCAATGCCAATGCATGGGGTTCGTTTTCGGCGACCAGCAACGGCAGCAGGGGGCCGAAGGTTTCATCGCGGGCCAGTTCCTGATCGGCGTCTACTTCACCGAAGACATGGGCGGGCAACACCAGCCCGGATGCCGGGCCGCCACAAAGGCGCTTGAGGCCGGCGCTGCGGGCCCTGTCGATTTTATGCAGCAGGCCGTCGAGCTGGTTCTGATTGACCACCGGCCCGATCACCGTATCCGCCAGGGCGGGATCGCCGGTCTTGAGATTGCGCACGCGCTCGACCACCAGCGCCGCGAAGTCGGCATACAGCGAGCGGTCGACGATCACCCGGTTGACGCTCATGCAGATCTGGCCCTGGTGCAGGAAACGCCCGACCACCGCGGCGTGCGCGGCAACTTCAATGTCGGCGTCATCCAGGACCACCAGCGGCGCGTTGCCACCCAGCTCCAGGGCCACGCGCTTGATGTGTTTGCCGCCAGTGGCAATCCGGCCGACATTGCGCCCCACATCCGTCGAGCCGGTGAAGGAAATCAGGCTCGGCACCGGGTGCTCGACGAAGGCATCGCCGATTTCCGAGCCCGCGCCGACCACGACGTTGAGCGTCCCCTGCGCAAAGCCTGCTTCTTCAAACAGATGGGCAATCAGCAATCCGCCGGTCACCGCGGTGTCGCTGGCGGGCTTGAGCACAATCGTGTTGCCCAGGGCGAGTGCCGGCACCACCGAGCGCATGCTCAGGTACAGCGGGAAATTCCATGGGCTGATCACGCCCACCACACCCAAGGGCTCGCGAAAGACAAAGCTCTGTTCGCCGGGCTTGTAGCTGGTCAGGATCCGACCTTCGACCTGCATCGGCATCGTCGTGCATTCACGCACCAGGTTCAGTGTGAATTGCCATTCCATGCTTGCCTTGATCCGGGTACTGCCGGACTCGCGGATCAGCCAGTCGATGATTTCTTCGCGGCGGTTCTGGATGACCTGGGCGAGCTTTTCAAGTTGTGCACCGCGCTGGGTGGGGTGCAGTTGTGCCCAAGCCGCCTGCGCCTGGTGCGCGGCCTGATAGGCGTCGTCGAGATCGGCAACCGAGGCCAGGGGCATCTCCAGCAGCGGTTCGCCATTGAAGGGGTTGCGATCGTCCAGGCGGCGCGTGGAGCGCCCGGTACGCCAAGTGCCGTTGATGTATTGGTCGCCGTTGATGGCGTAGGGGGCGAGCGGTTGAGTCGTCATAATCTTTTACCCTTGGAGGCAGGTGGTCGCGTCGTTCAGACGTAAAGGTGCAGGCGTCGATGAAAACTGCTCAGCTTCTGATCCAGGCGCGGCCCCAGGAGTTGAGTGTGTATTCCTCCTGTGCCCAGACACCGGGCTGACGGCTGGCATCGGTGACTTCGAGTTCGGCCGAGAACTCCAGGCGGTTGCGATCGGCATCGACCACCATGAAGAACAGATTGTTGCCCGGCCCATGTCGGCCGGGGCCGAAGAAAATGGTGATGCGCTCCTTGGCGAAGCGATCCCCCCAGTCGCGGATGTCATTCCATTCGTTGGTTTCGTAACAGTGGTGGTCCCATTCGTTTTTCGAACCGCGGAAAAACGCCAAGGTGTGGTGCTCGTCGTCCGAGCGCAGGAAGCACGTCATGAGTTGGCCGGTCTGCTCATCCACGACGTTGTCCGAAACAGTGAAGCCCACCGTGTTGACGTAGAAATCGATCATGGCTTCCAGCTCTGTGGTCTGGAATACCACGTGCTGCAAGCGCCCCGGCATGCCTGGGCGAGAGGTCTGGCGAGCGGGGCGGGCGACGCCGAATATCGTTTGCCGGCCCTGGGGATCACGGATCAGGAAGGCTCCCGGCTCGAGCAGCGGCGAGTCGACCTCTTCGATGATGCCGCCATTGCCGAGCAGGCGAACCCGCAGTGCTTGCAGGCGAGGCTGATTGCCCAGGTCGAACGCCGCCGCGAGCAGGCCGCTGTGGTCGGCGGGCGACACGAGCATGGCGCGTTGCGGACCGCTGAGCACCCAACTGCCATCGGCTTGCGCCTGGCTGTCCATGTCCAGCATCCGCCGATAGAAGTCGATTTGTCGCTGCGCGTCCTTGCTCGCCAGGTGCAGGTAGCACAGGCGTGCAGGTGTGGAAGTCTGGAGTGTTTGCATAACCACCTCTGTGCGTGAAGGTTCAATGAAAGACGGGCGCGACGCTTGGCTCGATTTCGTTGCTGTGGGCCAGGGCGATGCCGAACAGCGACTGCAACGATTCGGCGGCCTGGGTTTCGGTGGCCTTGTCGAAAATCGCCGCGATGTAGCGATCCGGGCGCAGCAGCACAAACGGGTGGGACTCGCCCAGCAAGGGCTTGAGCAGGCCTTCACGGTCCTGGAGCACCGTGCAGCCTGGGATCGCCGGCATGGCCTGGACAGACTCGGGCAGGATCAGGATGCGTCTGGCTTCAAGGTGGCTCCAGAGGCCATGCTTGAGTTCATCGACACGCTGGCGGGTCGGGTCGCCGTATTGAATCAAGGCGAAGCCGGCACCGATGGCGTCATCGAGCAGGTGTTCGTGGCCGTGGGCATCGGTGAGCATCGGTTGCGGGAACATCTGTCCGCAGGACAATGTGCCTGCCTGCCCTTCGGCCAGCACCAGGCCTCGGGTGAAACGAGGTTTGGGCTTGAAGCGCATTTGCAGGAAGTAATCGCGCAGCGGCGGCAACAGGCCGATCAAGGCGAATGCCCCACTGATCAGGCGAGCGCGCAAGACGGTGGCCGGCGCCATGACCACGCCGAGGTTCAAGGCCAACTTGATCAAGGCCCACGCATGATCGCGACGCTCGCTTTCGTAGGACAGCAGTGCGCTTTGCGCCATTTTGCCCTTCAGCACGCCGATCAGTTTCCAGCCCAGGTTGTGGGCATCGCGAACGCCGCTGTTCATGCCTTGCCCGGCATAGGGCGGGGTCAGGTGCGCGGCGTCGCCGGCGAGGAACACCCGCTGCACCTGCCACTTCTCGGCGACCCGGGCGTGGAAGGTGTAGACCGTCTTGCGCACGAGGGAAACCGGCGCGTCACCCTTGAAGGGGCGCAGCAAGGTTTGCAGGTGGGTTTCGTCGAGCGCCTGTTCGTCCGTTTCATCGGGCTTGAGCAGGAACTCGAATCGGCGTGTACGGTGGGGTCCGGGCACTTCGACCACCGGACGCCTGGCATCGCAATATACGCGGGTCTGCCAGAACGGGTCGTCGTCCTGGTCGGTATCGACCACCAGCCAGCGTGAGGAGAAGCTCGAACCGACCATTTCGATCCCGAGTTGCTTGCGCACCGGGCTACGACCGCCGTCGCAGGCCACCAGGTAAGCCGCGTGGACTTCGATCATCTGCCCCTCGGCGTCACGAATCCGCGCACACACGCCGTGTTGGTCCTGACTGAATTCCACCAGCTCGTGGCTGAACCGTGCCGTCAGGCTGGCAAACCGTTCGAGGCCTATCCTCAGGGTGTTTTCAAACAGCGGTTGGCGAAACGCGTTGCGCTTGGGGAACCCATACAGCTTGCCGGTCGGTTCGACCTTGCCGAAGCAGCGCCCTCCGGGCCGGGTGTAGTAATGCACGCCGTAGCCAGGCACGACATCACGCAGCACGGCGGCATCCAGCCCGATGGCCTGCATGGTGCGCAAGGATTCGTCGTCGATTGAAACCGCCCGTGGTTCGGTCACGGTGCCCGGCTTGCGATCGATGATCAGGGTGTCCACGTCGGCTTGGCCGAGCAGGTTGGCCAGGGTCAGTCCGGTAGGACCGGCGCCGATGACCAGGACCTGAGTGTTGATGCGTTTGAGGGTTGTCATTGTTATTCCCTTGCGAATGGCTCAGCCCAGTGGCTTGGGGCGATTGGCGAGCGCAGCCATGCGTTGCGACAGTTCCTGCGCCAGGGCAAGGATCTGTTGCCCTTGCGTCTCTTCCTGGGCACTGTCGCGTTCTTGCACCGGGCGCACGCAACTGATGCTGCCGACGACTTTGCCATCGCCGTCGAAGATCGGCGCGGCCAGGCCATAGACGCCCGCGTCGACTTCGCCTGCGCTGGCTACATAGCCCTGGCGACGCAGTTGCTGCAGTGCGCGACGAAACGCCTCCCAGGTCTGGCCAAGTTGGCTGGCGCGAACCTCATCGGGATGGTCGAGAA harbors:
- a CDS encoding aldehyde dehydrogenase family protein, coding for MTTQPLAPYAINGDQYINGTWRTGRSTRRLDDRNPFNGEPLLEMPLASVADLDDAYQAAHQAQAAWAQLHPTQRGAQLEKLAQVIQNRREEIIDWLIRESGSTRIKASMEWQFTLNLVRECTTMPMQVEGRILTSYKPGEQSFVFREPLGVVGVISPWNFPLYLSMRSVVPALALGNTIVLKPASDTAVTGGLLIAHLFEEAGFAQGTLNVVVGAGSEIGDAFVEHPVPSLISFTGSTDVGRNVGRIATGGKHIKRVALELGGNAPLVVLDDADIEVAAHAAVVGRFLHQGQICMSVNRVIVDRSLYADFAALVVERVRNLKTGDPALADTVIGPVVNQNQLDGLLHKIDRARSAGLKRLCGGPASGLVLPAHVFGEVDADQELARDETFGPLLPLLVAENEPHALALANASEYGLSSAVFTRDMARGLNFARGIVAGMTHINDITVDDQPNAPFGGEKNSGLGRFNGHYALDEFTRAHWVTWQPGGHHYPF
- a CDS encoding VOC family protein, with translation MQTLQTSTPARLCYLHLASKDAQRQIDFYRRMLDMDSQAQADGSWVLSGPQRAMLVSPADHSGLLAAAFDLGNQPRLQALRVRLLGNGGIIEEVDSPLLEPGAFLIRDPQGRQTIFGVARPARQTSRPGMPGRLQHVVFQTTELEAMIDFYVNTVGFTVSDNVVDEQTGQLMTCFLRSDDEHHTLAFFRGSKNEWDHHCYETNEWNDIRDWGDRFAKERITIFFGPGRHGPGNNLFFMVVDADRNRLEFSAELEVTDASRQPGVWAQEEYTLNSWGRAWIRS
- a CDS encoding helix-turn-helix domain-containing protein → MNHLACVSTDQVVRSDRLMKWKEFMSDHLGRTPDYIKRLESTFIDPLHDSNFQGRLEYGDLGQLRFCRMTASAHRYSRHLSKAVDALDTPRMLIMQVAGVSHFDQGQQSSVLAPDEMLLVDCGKPFNVTSTQGCEHFILLFQGAPGQLTQTGDMHLNGRNGLGRMLMHLISDAYNQYPLLNNHSAGLIGDSITGLLDNALKNKQEEKQLEHDFRFFKQNRLKAYIERHLADRDLTIERIANAEQCSVRSLHRAFQDELGCSVSEYIWQRRLSRCAEDLRNREHAHRSLTDIAYAWGYGSSSHFSRHFKSTFGMSPRLFRDTASDSREKSTAA
- a CDS encoding bifunctional 3-(3-hydroxy-phenyl)propionate/3-hydroxycinnamic acid hydroxylase, whose protein sequence is MTTLKRINTQVLVIGAGPTGLTLANLLGQADVDTLIIDRKPGTVTEPRAVSIDDESLRTMQAIGLDAAVLRDVVPGYGVHYYTRPGGRCFGKVEPTGKLYGFPKRNAFRQPLFENTLRIGLERFASLTARFSHELVEFSQDQHGVCARIRDAEGQMIEVHAAYLVACDGGRSPVRKQLGIEMVGSSFSSRWLVVDTDQDDDPFWQTRVYCDARRPVVEVPGPHRTRRFEFLLKPDETDEQALDETHLQTLLRPFKGDAPVSLVRKTVYTFHARVAEKWQVQRVFLAGDAAHLTPPYAGQGMNSGVRDAHNLGWKLIGVLKGKMAQSALLSYESERRDHAWALIKLALNLGVVMAPATVLRARLISGAFALIGLLPPLRDYFLQMRFKPKPRFTRGLVLAEGQAGTLSCGQMFPQPMLTDAHGHEHLLDDAIGAGFALIQYGDPTRQRVDELKHGLWSHLEARRILILPESVQAMPAIPGCTVLQDREGLLKPLLGESHPFVLLRPDRYIAAIFDKATETQAAESLQSLFGIALAHSNEIEPSVAPVFH